The Leptolyngbya sp. FACHB-261 genome segment TTGAAAGCTGGCATAGAAAAGTAGGCTGGCCAGCAACAAAATACTTAAGCGAGCAACGATCGGCCTGAACTGCCAGTAGAGTAGCGACACCAAACCCAAAAACAGGGCGTATTGGGGAGACAGGAAGTTCAAAGCCAGATCAGACATGGATTAAGGTGTTGGGGCAGGTTGGGAAGCAGCCCCTTGTGGCCAGGAAATCAGTGGGTCGGTGACTAGTGCTTCGGAGACCGCTGCGGCCCCATAGCGATTGAGATGGCTGGGGTCAGAGAAATAGTCATGACGCCCCGGCCAGAGCAGGCTGAGGTCCCGGAAGAGAAACCCTTCGGCGCGAGCGAGCTGGGTCATACTACTGCGAAACTGCTGCTCGTAAGTCGTCCGCGCTTCATCCAGATAGACCGCGTCCAAGGGCGTGTTGACCACGACTAGGCGAATATTGTTTTGACGGGAGAAGCGAGCCAAAGATTGCAGAGCCTGCGTCTGCTCCCCCTGCAAGTTGAAGTTCTCGTAGTCCCCGTCGTAGCGGCCCGAAACGCGAGCGTAGTTTTGAAAGTAGGTGGTTGGGTTAAACCGGCCCGACCAGGGCAAGAAGCCTTTGGGATCAATATCGCCCAAACTAGGAAACGCCAGGACTTTAGAAGAATCCTCTGGTTCGGCAGAAATGGCTAGATCGGCCGTCCACTGGCTATAAAGCTGCACTAAGCCAGTCTTGATCTGGTCGCGCGGGTCTGGCTGCTGTGGGGTTGGACTGCCAGTTGATTGAGCTGATTGGGCAGTAGTTGAAGTAGGAGCCGGTTCAGCAAGCAACTCAGCGTAGCCTGGCGATTGCTGGATCGCCTCGAAAGTTGAGTCGCGACGACCACTGTTGAAGGCACGCGCACCATCAGCAAAAATAATCAACTTGGGCAATTGCTCAGATGGCAAGAGGCGAGTGATCAACAACTCAACGACTTTGGCAGTCGCCCCATTGACGCCGAAATTGAAGACCTCAACCTGGGGATAACCGTTGCGGGCCAACCCCTGTTCTAGAGCACTTGGATCAACGCCGCGCAACGCTCGGGAACTGCCCACGATCAAGACATCGGGGGACTGTTTACCCGTTGCCTGTTGGTGCCGGAACAAAGCCAGCTTGGCGTTGAGCTGAGGATTGTTCAGATCCGACGCAGGAGGCAAATCGCTGAGATTTGGCAGAGGATTGGGAGATGCCGGGGGAGGCTCTGCCACCTGTTGACGCAGGTTCTGATCGAGGGCAAAGGTCGCCACCAAACCTAGGGCTAGCGCTAGACCTGCCAACTTCAAACTACGCTGAGGAGTTTGGCGTTCCAACGCTGGATCAGTGGGCACCAATAGCCAACTCAACCACCGCTGAAGCAGCGGCAGCGAGCGCTGATGTAGCTGGGCCTTGAGTTCCGAGCCAACCTCTGCCAAATCTTGCCAGTCCAGGCCACCCACCGGTTGGTCACTGGAGCGCACCCAATCTTCGATCGCCGCTTCTGGTGCAGCCGGATCAGCAGCTGTTTCAGCACTGACCTGAACGAAGTCCCTGCCCCAAGACCAGGACGCTCGCGCTTGCCCTAAAGCCCGACCGTAGAGACGAATGCCAGTGATGCCGGGTAGCTTCAGCTCTTCAACAAAATCTGCTACTCGCTGCGTCAGCGAACGGGACGGTACCTTGCCCACCGACTCGCACACTACATGCAGCAGAGGTAGCTGTTGCTGCAAGGTGGCCCGGATACCTTGGAGTGAAAGCTGCACTGACAGGCGAGGATTCAACGCCTGATTAATCAAAACTGTGAGAGCTGCGAGATCACCTTGGCGGGCCAACTCCAAAGGAGCAGGCGAGGCTGTGGGCAGACTGAGGCAATCAACCCAAAGCGGTTGCTCACTCTCGGCGCTGCGACCGTAAATTACTACCCGCTCAATGCCCTGAGGATCTAATTGCGTCAGTAGTGGTGTCAGGACAGTCATCACCTGCACTTGTGAGCAGACAGGACCTGAAACCGCTTCACAGGATAAATGCAGTGAGGCGTTGAGCAAGACTAGATTGGCCCGCATACCCAGGGGTCGTAGCGCCCGGTTGACTAGGCTCGTCAGCGCGCGCAGATCCCCCCAATGCGCTAGCTCTTCAGCTAGAACCGAGGGTAGCCTCACATCTAGCTTGAGGCGCCAGCTTGGGACCGCTTCGCCTAACACTCGATGCCCAATCAGAGCCGATTGCAAGTCGGGGCGGTACGCCACTCGCAAAGTTTGAAGCAGAGGTTCGACGAGCGCTTCCCGGGGAAAAGGCTGGGCGGAGACGCAGAGTAGCTGTAATTGCTGCCCTTGTTGCTGTAGTGCTACTTGTAGCCCCAGAGGCTCCAGCTTCGTTTGCAGCAGCCATTCAATTTCAATGACGTCCAGTGGCCTGACTGGTTCTGAGGTAGCCCTGGCAGAGGGTAGGCGAAACCGGCGCTGCCATAGAGGCTGGGGCTCGCCGTGCTGCTGTCCATAAATGGCGACACCAACAGCACCGGGGAGGGCCTGGGCACGGAGCACGGCGCCGATGCGAGGCAAAACCAGTCCTGACTCTGGCCCAGCTTCAGACTCACACAAAATTTGTAGCCAGCCCTGCACCAAGCGACTGCGTACTCGGATCTGCTCAGGGGCAAATTCTGCGGTCAACAGTTCTGAAATTAGGCGAAGCGACTCGACAGGGTCAAGTTTCGGCTGAAGAGGGGTCTGGAGCTGGCTCATACCTCGTTATTACCAATCGCCAGAAGCTTACACTGGATTGGCTAGAGTGAAAATGCTAAAAAGTTGCGAGTCTTGACTCATGGCTACTGACGAGCTGCCCATTAATCCACCAAGCACTGACGCGAGTGAACCGCCAACCTTACTGGTTGCTCTGGCAACTGGGCCTGTGCTGCTGGGTTTAGTCGCGGCGACAGGCATTCAGACGAACCTCATTGATTTAGGCAAACAGAGCGAAGAGCTGTTTCGAGGCGAACGCTTGCCAATTCTAGACTTGCCACTCACACCCGAAGGCTAGCCACAGGCTAACCGATCCTGCTGTCTACCTTAGCCAGATTTTTGAGGCAAATCATCCAAGTAGATGGGGAACCCTAAGCACAAGGTTGCTGATAGGGCTCCTAAGCTTCACTGACTAGTTGTTCTGTTGCTTGCTCTATATCTTTAGAATTTACAATTCGGAGCTGCAGCCACTAGGCTGGTCTGACAGATTGGACAGATTGGGTTGATACGAGCACAGGGGAGCCGCCGCCGATCGAAACCACAGATCGAACCTACGTTGTCAAACTTTACAAACTTTCCGTAGAGCAGTTTATAAAGCGCTACCTAACCTACCAAGTTTTGCTCATGGCAAACATCGGTCTTGCTGGTACAACCCCCTAGAATTGGGGGGTACGCTTGCACCAGTCAGGACAACTATGAGTTCACTGCTGCGGACGCCAGGTCACGAGCAGCCGGATGGGCCGTCTGGCACATCATCAGCATCTGGTTCGCTTCGCGAACGCTCACCAGATCAAGAGACAAGCGCACCTCTGGTGACTGCCGACCCCCTGTTGCGTCACCGGCTGATGCTGGTCGAGGACTTGCTAGAGCTAGTCCTGCGCGAGGAATGTGGGCAGCAATTGGTGGATCTACTGCGCCAGTTACGCTCGATGTGCTCACCCGAGGGCCAAGCTCCCCAGTATCCCGAAGCTGAGGTGCTCACGCTCGTGGAGGCACTAGACCTCAATGAAGCCATCCGTGCTGCTCGGGCCTTTGCGCTCTATTTCCAGCTGATCAATATTGTTGAACAGCACTACGAGCAGCGAGGCCAGGAACAGCTCTACCGTCGAGAGCAACACCGTTTAGAGCAGGCCCTGCTACCTGATGGTCACAAGCCGATGGTTCGCTCCGGTGAGGGCACCTTCCGCTGGCTATTGAATGAGCTGCGCCGCCTCAATGTGCCGCCTCAACACATCCAGACCCTCATTGACAATCTAGATGTGCGCTTGGTTTTTACCGCTCACCCTACTGAAATCGTGCGGCACACGATTCGCGGTAAGCAACGCAGCATCGCTGGCATTCTCCGGGATCTAGACCGTCTTGATCCTGAGCCGGTGGCACAAACCGGTTTGCAAGGCACGCTACAAGCTGCTGCAGGCGATTGGGAGATTGAGTCCTTGCACAGCCAGCTCACCGAGGAAATTCGTCTGTGGTGGCGCACCGACGAGTTGCACCAATTCAAACCCACGGTACTGGATGAGGTGGACTTTACGCTGCACTACTTCCAGGAAGTCCTGTTCGATGCCGCGCCTAAACTCTACGAGCGACTGCGGCGCTCCCTGGCTGAAACCTTTCCCTCTCTGCAGCCACCCAGCTATAACTTCTGCAAGTTCGGCTCTTGGGTTGGCTCAGATCGCGATGGCAACCCCTCCGTAACCCCGGAAGTGACCTGGCAGACTGCCTGCTACCAGCGCAACTTGGTTTTGGAGCGATACATTCAGTCGGTCAAGCACCTATCAAACCTCCTCAGCCTGTCGCTACACTGGTGCGATGTCATGCCGGACCTGCTCGAAGTTTTGGAGCAGGACCAGCGCTCGATGCCAGATGTTTATGAAGCGCACGCCATCAAGTTCCGTCAGGAACCCTACCGGCTCAAGCTTGCGTATGTGCAAGAACGGCTACGACGTACCCAAGAGCGGAACCGTTTGCTGAAGGAAGGCCACGACGCTAGAGAGTTTCCCAACACCGATCACTATCCAACTGCGGCAAGTTTCCTCAACGACTTGCACCTGATTCAGCGCAATCTTCAGGAAACAGGGCTCACCTGCTCATATTTAGAGGTACTGCTCCGGCAGGTCGAGATTTACGGTTTCAACCTGGCCCATCTCGATATCCGTCAGGAAAGCAGCTTCCATTCCGATGCTTGGGCAGAGGTGGCTGAGTACCTGCAAATCTTGCCGCGAAACTACAATGAACTCTCGGAAAACGAGCGCATCATCTGGTTGACCACCGAGCTACAAACCCGGCGGCCATTGGTTCCCGCTGAGTTGCCTTTTTCTGAGCGAACCTGCGAGGCGATTGAAACTTTGCGCATGGTGCGCAAGCTCCAGATTGAGTTTGGTCCTGAGATCTGTCAGACCTATGTGATCAGCATGAGCCACCAGGTTTCTGATCTGCTGGAGGTATTGCTGCTAGCTAAAGAAGCTGGGCTTTATGATCCGGCCACCTGCACCGGTAGTTTGATGGTCGTGCCGCTGTTTGAAACGGTAGAAGATCTCAAGCGGGCCCCAGCCGTAGTTACTGAGTTGCTGGAGCTGCCTCTGTATCGCTGCTATGTCACCTGTCAAAACAACATTCAGGAGGTGATGCTGGGGTATTCCGACAGCAACAAAGACTCAGGCTTCCTCAGCAGCAATTGGGAGATCTACAAAGCCCAGCAAGCCCTTCAGAAAACAGTAGAAGCACACGGTGTACAAGTGCGCATCTTCCACGGTCGCGGTGGCTCAGTGGGCCGGGGCGGCGGTCCTGCTTATGAGGCGATTCTGGCTCAACCGGGACGCAGCATCAACGGCCGGATCAAGATCACCGAGCAGGGCGAGGTGTTGGCCTCGAAGTATTCGCTACCAGAACTGGCCTTGTACAACCTAGAGACCGTTACTACGGCTGTCATTCAAGCCAGTCTGCTGCGCACTAGCTTCGATGACATTCAGCCCTGGAACGAAATCATGGAGGAGCTGGCAACTCGCTCCCGTGAGGTCTACCGCAATCTGATTTATGAAGATCCGGGCCTAGTCGAGTTCTTCCACCAGGTCACACCGATCGAAGAGATTTCGCAACTCCAGATCAGTTCGCGTCCAGCCCGACGCGGCGGCAAGAAAGATCTCGCTAGCTTGCGGGCGATTCCTTGGGTATTTAGCTGGACCCAGAGCCGCTTTCTGTTGCCTGCCTGGTACGGCATCGGCACAGCGCTCAAGGAATTTATCGATTTGGAGCCCGAGGAACATCTGAAGCTCCTGCGCTACTTCTACTTCAAGTGGCCCTTCTTCAAAATGGTCATTTCCAAGGTCGAAATGACCCTGGCCAAAACCGACCTGCAAATTGCGCGTCATTACATGCGCGAGTTGACTCGGCCAGAGGACCTAGCTATGGCGGAAACTCTGTTTGAAAAGATCGCGGCTGAATATCACTGCACCGTCGAGCTCGTCCGCACTG includes the following:
- the ppc gene encoding phosphoenolpyruvate carboxylase, which encodes MSSLLRTPGHEQPDGPSGTSSASGSLRERSPDQETSAPLVTADPLLRHRLMLVEDLLELVLREECGQQLVDLLRQLRSMCSPEGQAPQYPEAEVLTLVEALDLNEAIRAARAFALYFQLINIVEQHYEQRGQEQLYRREQHRLEQALLPDGHKPMVRSGEGTFRWLLNELRRLNVPPQHIQTLIDNLDVRLVFTAHPTEIVRHTIRGKQRSIAGILRDLDRLDPEPVAQTGLQGTLQAAAGDWEIESLHSQLTEEIRLWWRTDELHQFKPTVLDEVDFTLHYFQEVLFDAAPKLYERLRRSLAETFPSLQPPSYNFCKFGSWVGSDRDGNPSVTPEVTWQTACYQRNLVLERYIQSVKHLSNLLSLSLHWCDVMPDLLEVLEQDQRSMPDVYEAHAIKFRQEPYRLKLAYVQERLRRTQERNRLLKEGHDAREFPNTDHYPTAASFLNDLHLIQRNLQETGLTCSYLEVLLRQVEIYGFNLAHLDIRQESSFHSDAWAEVAEYLQILPRNYNELSENERIIWLTTELQTRRPLVPAELPFSERTCEAIETLRMVRKLQIEFGPEICQTYVISMSHQVSDLLEVLLLAKEAGLYDPATCTGSLMVVPLFETVEDLKRAPAVVTELLELPLYRCYVTCQNNIQEVMLGYSDSNKDSGFLSSNWEIYKAQQALQKTVEAHGVQVRIFHGRGGSVGRGGGPAYEAILAQPGRSINGRIKITEQGEVLASKYSLPELALYNLETVTTAVIQASLLRTSFDDIQPWNEIMEELATRSREVYRNLIYEDPGLVEFFHQVTPIEEISQLQISSRPARRGGKKDLASLRAIPWVFSWTQSRFLLPAWYGIGTALKEFIDLEPEEHLKLLRYFYFKWPFFKMVISKVEMTLAKTDLQIARHYMRELTRPEDLAMAETLFEKIAAEYHCTVELVRTVTEHEHLLDGDPDLQRSVQLRNGSIVPLGFLQASLLKRLRQHKGTGGTTPGGTGVIRSRYSRSELLRGALLTINGIAAGMRNTG